The Streptomyces sp. NBC_00286 nucleotide sequence ATGCGAGAGATCACCAAATGACCCACACCCGTACCCACATGGCCCCCGAGCTCACCGGCGCCGGAGCGCGCTGGTTCAAGTCGTCGTACTCCGACGGCGCCGGCAATAACTGCGTGGAGGTGGCGGACCTGGCTGAGACGGCGTACGCCGGCATCGCGATCCGGGACAGCAAGGTCTCCGAGGGGGCTGTGCTGCTTGTTGGTCGTGCATCGTTCGTGGCGTTCGTCCAGGGCATTCGACAAGGACGGTAAGAAAGGGCCCCCATGCTGCCGGGGGCCTCGTACCGTATTCGTCGACGCGGTGGTCAGCCGTACCGCAGCGACTCGTTGCTGCTGCGCTTCAACGGCACGGTGCACAGTCGTGTGCCGCGATGACCGTGGGGTCATCGCGGTCCGCAGGGGGCTCGGCGTGGAACGCGGCGGTATCGGTGCTGAGCGGCGGCACGGGGAGCTTCTTCGGCATCACGTTGTCCCGGAATTCGACTACGGCCTGGGGTTATTGGTGCTCTTTGAATTCAGAGAGCACCAACTAGACTAGCTAGCGGAACCCAAAAAGAACCCCCACCCTCCCGGCGCAGGCAGGGGAGTGGGGGCCTCTTGGTTCTT carries:
- a CDS encoding DUF397 domain-containing protein, whose amino-acid sequence is MTHTRTHMAPELTGAGARWFKSSYSDGAGNNCVEVADLAETAYAGIAIRDSKVSEGAVLLVGRASFVAFVQGIRQGR